One Candidatus Komeilibacteria bacterium CG_4_10_14_0_2_um_filter_37_10 DNA window includes the following coding sequences:
- a CDS encoding aminoacetone oxidase family FAD-binding enzyme yields MPNKIVKKSIYDVIVIGGGPAGMMAAGRAAARGQRVLLLEKNDSLGKKLLLTGGGRCNFTNNQSSLQNFLAKYGKDSKFLFSTFSQLDVQSTINFFQDHGLATKEEAEGRMFPVSDRAQSVLDVLTDYLAQGKVKIMFNAVVKNINIKKNLVVVRLDDLSEIQASSCVVACGGVSRPDTGSSGEGFDWLKSLGHKIIINEMSLVPVVLSDYWVKNLSGVTLTDVRLTIRQYNKNQKSQTGKLLFTHFGVSGPTILNMSKQIRELLKYDKVEILIDLLPQYDHGQLKEKILSLISDDGRIKVRTMLIQLVPASLAVELLKLAEIDNDTVNHHLERDARSRLINLLKAVPLHVQGLLGADKAIVSSGGVDLSEIDWQTMQSRRHPQLFIVGDMLNIDRPSGGYSLQLCWTTGYVAGDHC; encoded by the coding sequence ATGCCTAATAAAATAGTTAAAAAAAGTATCTACGATGTTATAGTCATCGGCGGAGGTCCAGCTGGCATGATGGCGGCTGGTAGAGCAGCAGCAAGAGGACAACGCGTTTTGCTATTGGAAAAAAACGATTCATTGGGTAAAAAGCTATTATTAACTGGCGGTGGGCGGTGCAATTTTACTAATAATCAAAGTAGCTTACAAAACTTTTTAGCTAAGTATGGTAAAGACAGCAAATTTTTGTTTTCTACTTTTTCCCAGTTAGATGTCCAGAGTACCATCAATTTTTTTCAAGATCATGGCTTGGCTACTAAAGAAGAAGCAGAGGGTCGGATGTTTCCAGTTTCTGACCGCGCTCAATCAGTACTCGATGTTTTAACAGATTATTTAGCACAAGGTAAGGTCAAAATAATGTTTAACGCTGTAGTGAAAAATATTAATATTAAAAAGAATTTAGTAGTTGTTCGGCTAGATGATTTATCGGAAATTCAAGCGTCATCTTGCGTGGTGGCTTGTGGCGGCGTATCGCGACCAGATACTGGCTCTAGCGGCGAAGGATTTGATTGGCTCAAATCCTTGGGTCACAAAATTATTATTAATGAAATGTCTTTGGTACCAGTAGTGCTCAGTGATTACTGGGTAAAGAATCTCAGTGGCGTTACCCTTACTGATGTTCGTTTGACTATCAGACAGTACAATAAAAATCAAAAGTCGCAAACTGGCAAATTATTATTTACTCATTTTGGTGTGAGTGGCCCAACTATTTTGAATATGAGTAAGCAGATTAGAGAATTACTGAAATATGATAAGGTGGAAATTTTAATTGATTTATTACCACAATACGACCATGGGCAATTAAAAGAAAAAATATTATCCTTAATTAGTGATGACGGTCGAATTAAGGTACGGACGATGTTGATCCAATTAGTGCCAGCTTCTTTAGCTGTAGAATTATTAAAATTAGCGGAAATTGATAATGATACAGTTAATCACCATTTAGAGCGAGATGCTCGTTCACGATTGATTAATTTACTCAAAGCAGTACCTTTACACGTGCAAGGATTACTCGGAGCTGATAAGGCTATAGTATCTTCTGGTGGTGTTGATTTATCCGAAATTGATTGGCAAACTATGCAATCACGTCGGCATCCTCAACTGTTTATTGTTGGCGATAT